A segment of the Pseudomonas serboccidentalis genome:
CGGTCAGTTCGCAGCGGAGTTCGATATCAAGAGCCGGGCGGTGAAGATCGAGAGCTTCAAGGTCGGTACCGGTATGGGCGAGCGCGCCTTTGTCCACGTGAAGCTGGCACTGCTCAGCGGTCGTTCGCCACAGATCAAGAAGCAGCTCTCGGAGAGCTTGCTGGCGGTGTTGCAGGATCTGTGCGAATGGCCGAGCGGGGTTGAAGTGCAGTTGTGCGTTGAGTTGCTCGATATCGACCGCGATTCCTACACCAAAACTGCCATCGGCGTGTAGGACTCAGGCCGCTTCCAGCTCACTGCACACCTTGATCACCTGTTCGCGCAGCCAGACGTTGGCGCTGTCCTGATCGGCGGCCTGGCTCCACTGCATGTCGAGGGTAAACCCCGGCAGGCCGTTCGGCGCCTCGCAGTGATTGAACACCGCTTCATTGGTCAGCAGGCGCTGGATACGCCGGGGCAGGGTGAGGATGAAGTCAGTGCCGGTGATCATCTTCAACGCCGCACTGTAGCTGTTGGAGCGCGCGACGATCTGCCGTTTCTGCGCCTGACGCGCCAGCCAGCCGTCGACCATGTTGGTGGTGGAAGTCCACGGTGTCGGGAACACGTGCCGTCGTTCGGTGAAGGCCTGCAGACTCAGGCGCGGTTCCAGCGGTGTGGCGCGTTTGTCGAAGACACAGACCAGATCGTCCTCCAGCAACATCCGCGACTTGAGGTCGGTGTGGCTGCGGTGGAAGTTGGGGCCGAAGCCGATCACCAGATCGAGGCTGCCGTCGCGCAGTTCGTCGGCGGGCACGTCGGTCTCGAACTTGTGCATGTTGACCATCACCGGCAAATCGTCGAAGTCGAAACGCTTCAACAGACGCGGCAACACCAGTTGCTCGAAATATTCCGGGGCACAGATATTGAAGGTCACCGCTTGCCGGGTCGGATCGAACGTCGGGGCGCCGGCGTGGCACAGGTTGATGCTTTCGAGGATCTTTTGCACGTGGCCGTACATGGTGCCGGCCTTGTAGGTGGGGCGCATGCCGGTGCGAGTGTTGATGAACAGTTCATCCTCGAAACTGGTGCGCAATTTTTTCAGGCAATAGCTGACGGTGGACTGGCTGACGCACAGCGTTTCCGAGACGTCGGTGACGCTGCTCTGCTCATACACGGCGATAAACACCATGAGGTCCTGCATGTCGAGCTTTCGAAGCAAGTTACTGTTCAGCATCCGTTCCGTCTCGCTGTGCTCCTTGCGCTGAATCCGCGCAAACGTGTGCGCATGATCGTAACGGAACGATGGTGCCAGGACAAAGCCCTGTAGGACGTTTCAATGTCAGTTGTGGGACAGAAAGTTTTAGTAACACGACGTCGCCAGACAAACCGCAGAAAGATGGCAAGAAGCCTCTAGCCAGCGAGGCTGTTCGGCCTCAATGAATGTGTCGGGCGTACTGCCGTGGGTCGAAGCGCAGCACCATCAGCAGCATCACGATCATCACTGCGGTCAGCGACCACCACGCCCATTCGAAGCTGCCGAGGCGGTCGCGGAGGATGCCGGCCAACAGCGGCGAAAGCCCGGCGATCAAATAGCCGATGCCTTGCACGAACGCGGTCAGGCCACCGGCGCGCTGCGGGTTGTCGAGGTGATCGAGCGAGACGATCAGACTCATCGGAAACAGTCCGCCAATGCCCAGTCCCAGCAGGCACGGCCACAGCAGGCTCAGGTGTTGCGGGCTGAGGATCAGCCCACAGAAGCCGCCAATGATCAGCAGCAGCAACGCCGCCAGAACCACGCGTCGATCACGGCTGCGGTTGGCGATGGCCGGTGTCAGCAGCCCGGAAATCACCTCCATGGCCGTCAGAAAACCCAACAGCAGGCCGGCGTGTTGTTCGCTCCAGCCTTGCTCCACGTAATACGGCGCCAGCCAGGCGAGTACGCAGGTGTAGGACGCTGTACCCAGACCGAAGAAGACAGCGAGTAACCACGCGCGGGAATTGCCGAAGAACGATTGTTTTCCTACTGGCGTGTTCTGCCTGGATGACGTGGTCGGTTGTGTCCACCAGACCAGCAACGCGAGCAAGGCCAGCACCGCCCAGATTGCCAGCCCGATGCGCCAGCTGCCGGTCTGCACCCTCACCAGTGGCGCAAACGAGGCGGCCAGTGCGGCGCCGCCCATGATCGAGGTCACATACAAACCCATGCACAGCGCCACGCTGTCGGGAAAGCGTGACTTGATCAGCGCTGGCATCAACGCCTGAACCAAGGCGATGCCCATCCCCGCCAGTACCGCGC
Coding sequences within it:
- a CDS encoding cyanate transporter encodes the protein MENVRATARPAVWLMLGIMLVALNLRPSMAAVGPLLSAIRGDIPLSFSLASLLTMLPVMAMGLAMFFGVGISRRLGEQRTVILSLLIIGLATLSRLWLDSAAQLIGSAVLAGMGIALVQALMPALIKSRFPDSVALCMGLYVTSIMGGAALAASFAPLVRVQTGSWRIGLAIWAVLALLALLVWWTQPTTSSRQNTPVGKQSFFGNSRAWLLAVFFGLGTASYTCVLAWLAPYYVEQGWSEQHAGLLLGFLTAMEVISGLLTPAIANRSRDRRVVLAALLLLIIGGFCGLILSPQHLSLLWPCLLGLGIGGLFPMSLIVSLDHLDNPQRAGGLTAFVQGIGYLIAGLSPLLAGILRDRLGSFEWAWWSLTAVMIVMLLMVLRFDPRQYARHIH
- a CDS encoding 5-carboxymethyl-2-hydroxymuconate Delta-isomerase — its product is MPHLHMEYTANLPQLNADVALIRLNNTLVASGQFAAEFDIKSRAVKIESFKVGTGMGERAFVHVKLALLSGRSPQIKKQLSESLLAVLQDLCEWPSGVEVQLCVELLDIDRDSYTKTAIGV
- a CDS encoding LysR family transcriptional regulator, which translates into the protein MLNSNLLRKLDMQDLMVFIAVYEQSSVTDVSETLCVSQSTVSYCLKKLRTSFEDELFINTRTGMRPTYKAGTMYGHVQKILESINLCHAGAPTFDPTRQAVTFNICAPEYFEQLVLPRLLKRFDFDDLPVMVNMHKFETDVPADELRDGSLDLVIGFGPNFHRSHTDLKSRMLLEDDLVCVFDKRATPLEPRLSLQAFTERRHVFPTPWTSTTNMVDGWLARQAQKRQIVARSNSYSAALKMITGTDFILTLPRRIQRLLTNEAVFNHCEAPNGLPGFTLDMQWSQAADQDSANVWLREQVIKVCSELEAA